From a region of the Takifugu flavidus isolate HTHZ2018 chromosome 20, ASM371156v2, whole genome shotgun sequence genome:
- the LOC130516877 gene encoding nipped-B-like protein B isoform X2, giving the protein MNGDMPHVPITTLAGIASLTDLLNQLPLPSPLPATTAKSLLYNGRISEEVGTLLVSRDETLVTQLAQSLNQVSTEHIELKDNLGNDEPEGDMPVLLQALLSRNPKVFRDKSVRQQPMMQQYKMSQNQVHGSPGSNYQQTTVTQNSPGCFSTPQSGSNSRFIPQQNSPIPSPYTPQSPIDYIQYNPQSYPQHQPTQQIAGRVRNIRDSKAAGPLSSNSSHHDVRLGSDGDYVNAAHRLGNEENDPSMTPVDFPVKSPKSACSPAGSEEARKNSRPPLIVKTRPADVPPGGVSDTLASSDRRKKKPKGRTKEENENLDKNTLYGIVSSSKDSARLTLKLTRMKSPDGDEDGDLPSQAHVSSDPETELLNPANQFSRNAQVVSNEPGADEPESCEQTPVCSNTKDFEDGEADAMADAERIERESAGDKERWSKEVQDKDKPLKKRKQDSYPQECGSEESDWLNVQGGNSDSGLTPKKMNAASNGGSRPALMVSIDLQTAGRLIGQPVGVTGSNDHRHHINSKAEGHVDEAAAGNRPEIIKQHTENTKSGSNRQAEAPKQSQERWRESKQGDGKTENNRGHSDDRCLDSARQKHDKHSDSHHREDMNHEHSQSSQPEAQKPTSKSEPHVKHGEDKSRDRNKDKDKDREVDINMEDARGRCKNRQSNKDRDRENTKGEDRDKVRNKKKDREMDRDRQKDRDETKDRNKDRDKNKDRDESRDGNKVRDKNKDRDVDKDGEESRDRHKDKDRNKETGVGANKNKERDKNKDRDVGPNRNKELSKDKNKDRGESKERNKEKERNKAKAKDEDSERDVGKSRTKDRERDAMRSEDRVQVRPVDKNRDRERNREKDKERRQHSSQENCSRPPPEQQGKPESAADKHVRIRKIGDPKGHQVSENPNVPNAQNKQERRSGEGGVSGKAGTKQQPADKQLGQFPPFLFGGSSGSLKNFVIPKLTRNSRDAQTSDKLKEPLVRLKRVSLIESLNRRAKPVVLLQRLSADEVKQIIRDGRNAQSSRCSFNKSDRETSTCEGVNKRKHGTISRKAKCIETDSDEEEEEDKEYARKRHKRDHGKAWKCEEKRGSKEHRKGKGSAGQRQEWSPQDSNGGPAPNLSDVSRKMKKQEKHKKKRMYDSALTVEEMLDSSTFKRFSAALDNILENLEDVDLSAADEDEIPQELLLGKHQLHELCGDSAKMKTMGIFHKFSSSKLVKILNILERNIQDSVKLSTLLITGNDSMEEERLWRDLIIERVTKSADACQVALNIMTSPHMPKAVYIEDVIERVLQYTKFHLQNTLYPQYDPAYRVDPHGGGTHTSKSKRAKSATHKQKVVVVLYEKLCDIVSSISELLEIQLLTDTTILQVSTLGITPFFVENVCELQLCAITLVTAVFSRYEKHRQLILEEIFNSLARLPTSKRNLRNFRLNSSDSEGEPLYIQMVTALVFQLIQCVVQSPSERDVEDDHNKKVDKDAFIINSYETAMRTAQNFLSVFLKKCGSKQGEEDYRPLFENFVHDLLSTVNKPEWPAAELLLGLLGRLLVHQFSNKQTEMALRVASLDYLGTVASRLRKDAVTINVDQKSIDRILRGIPGDDEVQQLQKALLDYLDEHNETDSALMFAKKFYIAQWFRDTSSEAEKAIKSQNEVEEDLKSRHYFTNDSMAEIMQRAETRKKFLRRAMKASAARSRSQSSNSETVDYEDSCLIVRYLASMRPFAQSFDIYLSQILRVLGESAIAVRTKAMKCLSEVVAVDPSILARVDMQRGVHGRLMDNSTSVREAAVELLGRFVLSRPELIEQYYDMLIERILDTGISVRKRVIKILRDICLEQPGFRKITEMCVKMIRRVNDEEGIKKLVNETFQKLWFTPTPSHDREAMTRKILNITDVVLACKDSGYDWFEQLLQNLLKSEEQASYKPAKKACVQLVDNLVEHILKYEDSLAACEEKGFNSDRLVSCITTLHLFSKIRAQLMVKHAMTMQPYLTTKCNNQNDFMVICNVAKILELVVPLMEHPSETFLTTIEEDLMKLIIKYGMTVVQHSVSCLGAIINKVTHNYKFVWACFNRYYGALAKLKTQHQEEPSSPTLASNKPTLLRALFTVGALCRHFDFDQEQFKGANKIVIKDKVLELLLYFTTHEDEEVQLKAIIGLGFQFIMHPELMFVQDVKVLYNSILSDENSSVNLKIQVLKNLQTYLQEEDSRMQEADREWKNKAKQEDLKEMGDISSGMSSSIMQIYLKQVLESFFHTQSTVRHFALSVITLTLSQGLIHPVQCVPYLVAMGTDPEPTMKNKADQQLVEIDKKYSGFIHMKAVAGLKMSYQVQQAIQGSKGTVVRGFRHEDSDAALCSHLYTLVRGNRQHRRAFLISLLNLFDDSSKTEVHMLLFVADSLACFPYQTQEEPLFIMHHIDITLSVSGSNLLQSFKESLRKGPVEKWANTKKKKKKKKKHQPQRKKLSSDEDDEDDESSSSSSSSDEDVVVKRHKKSAHSDSDSDIADEDDLMERLPENPQPLLDFAGASQGILLLLVLKQHLKNLYGFSDSKIQKYSPTESAKVYDKNVNRKSKVHFNPRQTLEYLKSDTANMEISFQTKRNIVKQYLDFKVLMEHLDHDEEDEEGEASANARNKAINSLLKGSKPLNHNHNHHPVETDEEESADEDPPVKSRKNRDSAEDSGHLNKVVEAMDVVAVCCPKYKDRPQIARVIEKTKHGYSIHWMTGSYSGPWAVAKKRDGRKKVPWVDTIKEADIIYKKISLTSGQKLTNRVAQTLQALYAAKERNQS; this is encoded by the exons ATGAATGGTGATATGCCTCATGTCCCCATCACTACTCTTGCTGGAATCGCTAGCCTGACAGACC TGTTGAACCAGCTGCCGCTGCCGTCTCCGCTCCCCGCCACCACCGCTAAGAGTCTGCTCTACAATGGGAGGATCTCCGAAGAGGTCGGCACCCTGCTGGTGAGCCGAGATGAGACTCTGGTGACTCAGCTGGCGCAGAGCCTCAACCAGGTCTCCACGGAACACAT AGAGCTGAAGGACAACCTGGGGAACGATGAACCCGAGGGCGACATGCCGGTGCTTCTGCAGGCTCTGCTCTCCAGGAACCCCAAAGTCTTCAGGGATAAAA GCGTAAGGCAGCAGCCCATGATGCAGCAATACAAGATGTCCCAGAATCAGGTGCACGGGAGCCCTGGGTCAAACTATCAGCAGACCACAGTCACTCAGAACTCCCCGGG GTGTTTTTCAACCCCTCAGTCTGGATCAAACAGCCGATTTATTCCCCAACAGAACAGCCCGATTCCCAGTCCGTACACTCCTCAAAGTCCGATAGACTACATCCAGTACAACCCCCAGAGTTACCCCCAGCACCAGCCTACCCAGCAAA TCGCCGGCAGGGTGAGAAATATCCGCGACAGCAAGGCTGCTGGGCCACTTTCAAGCAACTCATCTCATCACGACGTGCGACTGGGCTCAGACGGAGACTACGTCAACGCGGCGCACAGACTGGGGAACGAG GAGAACGACCCCTCCATGACGCCTGTTGATTTCCCTGTCAAATCTCCGAAGTCTGCGTGTTCGCCCGCTGGGAGCGAAGAGGCTCGGAAAA ACTCCAGGCCTCCCCTTATTGTGAAGACACGTCCAGCTGATGTGCCTCCCGGAGGAGTTTCGGACACGCTCGCCTCTTCGGATAGAAGGAAAAAGAAGCCAAAAGGAAGGACtaaggaagaaaatgaaaatctgGACAAAAACACGCTGTATGGCATTGTCAGCTCATCGAAAGACTCGGCAAGACTTACGTTAAAACTGACCCGAATGAAGAGCCCAGACGGGGATGAAGATGGAGATCTTCCCTCACAGGCACACGTCAGCTCAGACCCGGAAACGGAGTTATTGAATCCTGCAAATCAGTTTTCCAGGAATGCCCAAGTTGTTTCAAACGAGCCCGGTGCTGACGAGCCAGAAAGCTGTGAACAGACTCCGGTGTGCTCAAACACAAAGGACTTTGAGGATGGTGAGGCGGACGCCATGGCGGACGCTGAGAGGATAGAACGGGAGTCAGCAGGCGACAAAGAGCGTTGGTCTAAAGAAGTCCAGGATAAAG ATAAGCCACTGAAAAAACGGAAACAAGACTCATATCCTCAGGAATGTGGAAGTGAGGAGAGCGACTGGCTTAATGTGCAGGGAGGCAACAGCGACAGCGGTTTGACACCCAAGAAGATGAACGCCGCGAGTAACGGAGGAAGTCGGCCGGCGTTGATGGTCAGTATTGACCTGCAGACAGCTGGCAGATTGATAGGACAACCTGTCGGGGTCACGGGGTCCAACGACCATCGACACCACATCAATTCAAAGGCCGAGGGACACGTGGacgaagctgctgctggaaacagACCTGAGATCATCAAGCAGCACACGGAAAACACCAAGTCCGGTTCCAACAGGCAAGCAGAAGCCCCTAAACAGAGTCAGGAGAGGTGGCGCGAATCCAAACAAGGCGACGGCAAGACGGAAAACAACAGGGGACATTCAGATGACAGATGTTTGGACTCAGCACGGCAGAAGCATGACAAGCATTCAGACTCGCACCACAGAGAGGATATGAACCACGAGCACTCCCAGAGCAGCCAACCTGAGGCTCAAAAACCCACCAGCAAGTCAGAGCCGCACGTGAAACACGGAGAAGACAAAAGCAGGGACAGAAATAAGGACAAGGACAAAGATAGAGAAGTGGACATAAATATGGAGGATGCCAGAGGCAGGTGTAAGAACAGACAGAGCAATAAGGATCGAGACAGAGAGAACACTAAAGGTGAAGACAGAGACAAGGTCCGAAACAAAaagaaggacagagagatggacagagacagacagaaagatagAGATGAGACCAAAGATCGAAATAaggacagagacaaaaataaagatagagatgagagcagagatggaaacAAGGTCAGGGACAAAAATAAAGATCGAGACGTGGACAAAGAcggagaagagagcagagataGACATAAGGACAAAGACAGGAATAAAGAAACAGGTGTGGGcgcaaataaaaacaaggagagggacaaaaacaaagacagagacGTAGGCCCAAATAGAAATAAAGAGCtcagcaaagacaaaaataaagacagaggCGAGAGTAAAGAGCGGaataaagagaaggagagaaataAGGCCAAAGCCAAGGATGAGGACAGCGAGAGGGATGTGGGCAAAAGTAGAACTAAGGATCGAGAAAGAGACGCGATGAGGAGTGAAGACAGGGTCCAGGTTAGACCCGTGGACAAAaatagagacagagagaggaataGAGAGAAAGATAAGGAAAGAAGGCAGCACTCATCTCAGGAAAACTGTAGCAGACCCCCCCCTGAGCAGCAGGGCAAACCTGAAAGTGCCGCAGACAAACACGTCAGGATCCGGAAAATCGGCGACCCCAAAGGTCACCAGGTATCGGAAAATCCCAACGTTCCAAACGCCCAGaataaacaggagaggaggagcggcgAGGGCGGCGTCAGCGGCAAGGCTGGTACCAAACAACAGCCCGCCGACAAACAACTGGGCCAGTTCCCGCCCTTTCTGTTCGGCGGCAGTTCGGGAAGTCTGAAGAACTTTGTGATTCCTAAACTGACACGGAACAGCAGAGACGCCCAAACGTCGGACAAGCTGAAAGAGCCTCTGGTCAGGCTGAAGCGAGTGTCGCTGATAGAAAGCCTGAACAGGAGAGCCAAGCCCGTCGTCCTGCTCCAGAGGCTGAGCGCCGATGAGGTGAAGCAGATCATCAGGGACGGCAGGAACGCGCAGAGCTCCAGGTGCTCCTTTAACAAGTCGGACAGAG AAACGTCCACCTGCGAGGGGGTAAACAAGCGGAAACACGGCACGATCAGCAGGAAAGCAAAGTGCATCGAGACGGactctgatgaagaggaggaggaggacaaagagt ATGCAAGGAAAAGGCACAAGAGAGATCACGGCAAGGCGTGGAAGTGTGAGGAGAAGAGAGGCTCGAAAGAGCACAGAAAAGGCAAAGGCTCCGCCGGTCAGCGACAGGAGTGGAGCCCACAGGACTCCAACGGCGGCCCGGCACCAAACCTCAGcgatg TTTCCAGAAAAATGAAGAAGCAAGAGAAACATAAGAAAAAGAGGATGTACGATTCGGCGCTGACAGTGGAAG AAATGTTGGACTCCTCAACGTTTAAGAGATTCTCAGCTGCGTTAGACAACATTCTGGAGAACCTCGAAGACGTGGACCTCAGCGCTGCAG ACGAAGATGAGATCCCCCAAGAGCTCTTGCTGGGAAAGCACCAGTTGCATGAACTGTGCGGCGACTCTGCAAAGATGAAGACCATGGGCATCTTTCATAAG TTTTCCTCCTCCAAACTGGTAAAAATTCTGAACATCCTAGAGAGGAACATCCAGGACAGCGTCAAACTCTCCACACTGCTGATCACT GGTAACGATTcgatggaggaggagcggctgtgGCGCGACCTCATCATCGAGCGCGTGACGAAGTCCGCCGACGCCTGTCAGGTTGCGCTCAATATCATGACGTCTCCACACATGCCCAAAGCCGTTTACATCGAAGACGTGATCGAGAGGGTGTTGCAGTACACCAAGTTCCACCTACAGAACACGCTTTACCCACAGTACGACCCCGCCTACAGAGTGGATCCACACGGAG GTGGCACACACACTTCCAAGTCTAAGAGGGCAAAGAGCGCCACCCACAAGCAGAAGGTGGTGGTCGTGCTCTATGAAAAACTCTGTGATATCGTCAGCAGCATATCAGAACTTCTGGAAATCCAGCTGCTGACCGACACCACCATCCTCCAG GTGTCCACTTTGGGTATAACGCCCTTTTTTGTGGAGAACGTCTGCGAGTTGCAGCTGTGTGCAATCACCCTGGTGACAGCA GTGTTCTCTCGTTATGAGAAGCACCGGCAGCTCATTCTGGAAGAGATCTTCAACTCTCTGGCAAGACTGCCCACCAGTAAACGCAACCTGAGGAACTTCAG GCTAAACAGCAGCGATTCCGAGGGAGAGCCGCTGTACATCCAGATGGTCACAGCGCTTGTGTTTCAGCTCATCCAGTGTGTGGTGCAGTCTCCCTCAGAGAGGGATGTCGAGGACGACCATAATAAAAAG GTGGACAAGGACGCCTTCATCATAAACTCTTATGAAACTGCTATGCGGACAGCTCAGAACTTCCTTTCCGTCTTCCTCAAGAA GTGTGGCAGtaagcagggagaggaggactACAGACCTCTATTTGAGAACTTTGTCCACGACCTGCTGTCAACAGTCAACAAGCCAGAGTGGCCTGCAGCCGAGCTGCTGCTCGGTTTACTCGGCAGGCTGCTA GTACACCAGTTCAGtaacaaacagacagaaatggcGCTCAGGGTGGCGTCGCTGGACTACCTCGGCACCGTCGCCTCTCGCCTGCGAAAAGACGCCGTCACGATCAACGTGGACCAAAAGTCGATTGACCGCATCCTGAGAGGG ATCCCCGGTGAtgatgaagtgcagcagctccagaaggcCTTGTTAGACTACCTAGATGAGCACAATGAGACGGATTCTGCTCTCATG TTCGCCAAGAAGTTTTACATCGCCCAGTGGTTCAGAGACACCAGCAGCGAGGCGGAGAAGGCCATCAAGTCTCAGAATGAGGTGGAGGAAGATTTGAAGAGCAGACACTATTTCACAAATGACTCCATGGCAGAAATTATGCAGAGGGCTGAAACACGCAAGAAGTTCCTGCGGAGGGCCATGAAGGCGTCAGCAGCACGTTCACGCTCTCAGAG CTCAAACTCAGAGACCGTGGACTATGAAGACTCCTGTCTGATTGTCAGATATCTGGCCTCAATGAGGCCGTTTGCACAGAgctttgatatttatttatcgCAG ATTCTGAGAGTGCTGGGTGAAAGTGCCATTGCCGTCAGAACTAAAGCCATGAAGTGTCTCTCTGAAGTGGTCGCTGTGGATCCCAGCATCCTGGCAAGG GTGGACATGCAGCGCGGGGTTCATGGTCGCCTCATGGACAATTCAACCAGTGTGCGAGAAGCAGCTGTGGAGCTTCTGGGCCGTTTTGTTCTCAGCAGGCCGGAGCTCATTGAGCAGTATTACGACATGCTCATTGAGAGGATACTG GACACAGGCATTAGTGTGAGGAAAAGGGTCATAAAGATCTTGAGGGATATTTGCTTGGAACAGCCGGGCTTTCGCAAGATCACTGAAATGTGTGTCAAAATGATCCGGAGGGTCAACGACGAAGAGGGGATCAAG AAACTGGTAAACGAGACGTTCCAGAAACTCTGgtttacccccacccccagccacGACCGAGAGGCCATGACCCGCAAGATCctgaacatcacagatgtg GTGTTGGCATGTAAAGATTCAGGCTATGACTGGTTTGAGCAGCTCCTGCAAAAC CTGTTGAAGTCAGAAGAGCAGGCGTCCTACAAACCTGCAAAGAAGGCTTGTGTTCAGCTGGTGGACAATCTGGTGGAGCACATACTGAAATATGAGGACTCTCTCGCGg CTTGTGAGGAAAAAGGATTCAATTCTGACCGTCTGGTCTCATGCATCACTACGCTCCACCTGTTTAGCAAGATCAGAGCGCAGCTAATGGTCAAACATGCCATGACCATGCAGCCCTACTTGACTACCAAGTGCAAT AATcagaatgacttcatggtgaTATGTAATGTAGCAAAGATCCTGGAACTGGTAGTGCCTCTGATGGAGCACCCGAGCGAGACGTTCCTCACCACCATAGAAGAAGACCTGATGAAGCTCATCATAAAATACGGCATGACG GTTGTTCAACACTCTGTAAGCTGTCTAGGTGCAATTATCAACAAAGTCACGCACAACTATAAGTTTGTCTGGGCCTGTTTCAATCGGTACTATG GGGCTCTGGCCAAGCTGAAGACACAGCACCAAGAGGAGCCCAGCAGCCCGACTCTAGCGAGTAACAAACCTACACTGCTGCGTGCACTGTTCACTGTGGGGGCTCTGTGTCGACACTTTGACTTTGACCAGGAACAATTCAAGGGTGCTAATAAG ATTGTTATCAAAGACAAAGTGTTAGAGCTCCTGCTGTACTTCACCACTCATGAGGACGAGGAGGTGCAGCTCAAGGCTATCATTGGTCTCG GTTTTCAGTTCATCATGCACCCAGAGCTCATGTTCGTGCAGGATGTGAAGGTGCTCTACAACAGCATCCTGTCAGATGAGAACAGTTCAGTCAACTTGAAGATCCAGGTGCTGAAAAACCTGCAGAcgtacctgcaggaggaggactcTCGAATGCAGGAGGCCGACCGGGAAT GGAAAAATAAAGCCAAGCAGGAGGATCTGAAAGAAATGGGGGACATCTCATCTGGCATGAGTAGCTCCATCATGCAGATTTACCTGAAGCAGGTTCTGGAGTCCTTCTTCCACACTCAGTCTACTGTTAGACACTTTGCCTTGAGTGTCATCACGCTGACTCTGAGCCAGGGCCTCATCCATCCTGTACAG TGTGTACCCTACTTGGTTGCCATGGGAACGGACCCCGAGCCAACCATGAAGAACAAAGCCGATCAACAGCTGGTGGAGATCGACAAGAAATATTCAGGCTTCATTCAT ATGAAGGCTGTGGCAGGGTTGAAGATGTCTTACCAGGTGCAACAGGCCATCCAGGGATCCAAAGGCACGGTAGTTCGGGGCTTTCGCCACGAGGACTCCGACGCTGCTCTTTGCTCCCATCTTTACACCCTGGTCCGCGGGAACCGCCAGCACAGACGCGCCTTCCTCATTTCCCTGCTCAACCTGTTTGACGACAGCTCT AAAACCGAGGTGCACATGCTGTTGTTTGTGGCAGACAGCTTGGCTTGTTTCCCCTATCAGACCCAGGAGGAGCCTCTTTTCATCATGCACCATATCGACATTACACTGTCTGTCTCTGGTAGCAACCTGCTTCAATCTTTCAAGGAG TCCTTACGAAAAGGACCTGTGGAAAAATGGGCAAAcaccaaaaagaagaagaagaagaagaagaagcatcaGCCGCAACGGAAGAAACTCAGCTCAGacgaagatgatgaggatgatgagagcAGTAGCTCATCAAGCAGCAGCGATGAGGATGTCGTCgttaaaagacacaaaaaatcTGCACATTCCGACTCTGATTCCGACATAGCAGATGAGGATGACCTGATGGAACGTCTTCCTGAAAACCCCCAACCTCTCTTGGATTTTGCCGGTGCTTCACAGGGAATTctactgctgctggtgttgaaaCAACATCTCAAGAACCTTTATGGCTTCTCAGATAG CAAAATACAGAAATATTCACCCACAGAATCTGCCAAAGTGTACGATAAGAACGTGAACCGGAAGTCAAAAGTGCACTTCAATCCTCGTCAGACACTGGAGTATCTAAAGAGCGATACGGCTAACATGGAGATCAGCTTCCAGACCAAGAGGAATATTGTCAAACAGTATTTGGAT TTCAAGGTACTGATGGAGCATCTTGACCacgatgaggaagatgaagagggtGAAGCAAGTGCCAATGCCAGAAACAAAGCCATTAATTCACTGCTGAAGGGCTCGAAACCCTTAAACCACAACCACAATCATCACCCTGTGGAGACGGACGAAGAGGAGAGCGCGGATGAAGATCCCCCCGTG aaatcCAGAAAGAACAGAGACTCTGCGGAGGATTCAGGTCACTTAAATAAAGTTGTGGAGGCCATGGACGTGGTCGCCGTCTGCTGTCCAAAGTACAAAGACAGGCCGCAGATCGCCAGGGTCATCGAGAAGACCAAGCACGGCTACAGCATACACTGGATGACTGGCTCTTACTCTGGGCCCTGGGCTGTAGCAAAGAAGCGGGATGGTCGCAAAAAGGTTCCCTGGGTTGACACTATTAAGGAAGCAGACATTATTTACAAGAAAATATCATTAACGAGCGGACAGAAGCTAACGAACAGAGTGGCACAGACGTTACAAGCGCTATACGCTGCCAAGGAGAGAAATCAGAGCTAA